A window from Pichia kudriavzevii chromosome 5, complete sequence encodes these proteins:
- a CDS encoding uncharacterized protein (PKUD0E04570; similar to Saccharomyces cerevisiae YLR029C (RPL15A) and YMR121C (RPL15B); ancestral locus Anc_2.417), producing the protein MGAYKYMEELQRKKQSDVMRFLLRVRCWEYRQKNVIHRASKPSRPEKARKLGYKAKQGFVIYRVRVRRGNRKRPVPKGATYGKPTNQGVNHLKYQKSLRVTAEERVGRRASNLRVLNSYWINEDSTYKYYEVILVDPSHNAIRNDAAYNWICNPVHKHRENRGLTAAGRQSRGINKGHLYNKTSKGRRHTWKKHNTLSLWRYRK; encoded by the coding sequence ATGGGTGCGTACAAGTATATGGAAGAGcttcaaagaaagaagcaATCCGATGTTATGAGATTCTTATTAAGAGTCAGATGTTGGGAATACAGACAAAAGAATGTTATTCACAGAGCTTCCAAGCCATCTAGACCAGAGAAGGCTAGAAAGTTGGGTTACAAGGCTAAGCAAGGTTTTGTCATTTACAGAGTCAGAGTCAGAAGAGGTAACAGAAAGAGACCTGTTCCAAAGGGTGCTACTTACGGTAAGCCAACCAACCAAGGTGTCAACCATTTGAAGTACCAAAAGTCTCTTAGAGTCACTGCTGAAGAAAGAGTCGGTAGAAGAGCATCCAACTTGAGAGTCTTGAACTCCTACTGGATCAATGAAGACTCCACCTACAAGTACTACGAAGTCATTCTTGTTGACCCATCCCACAATGCCATCAGAAACGATGCTGCTTACAACTGGATCTGTAACCCAGTCCACAAGCACAGAGAAAACAGAGGCTTGACTGCTGCAGGTAGACAATCCAGAGGTATTAACAAGGGTCACTTGTACAACAAGACTTCCAAGGGTAGAAGACACACCTGGAAGAAGCACAACACCCTCTCCCTATGGAGATACAGAAAATAG
- a CDS encoding uncharacterized protein (PKUD0E04560; similar to Saccharomyces cerevisiae YLR028C (ADE16) and YMR120C (ADE17); ancestral locus Anc_2.418) — MPEYRKTAILSVYDKTGLLDLAKGLVGANVRLLASGGTARLLRESGFPVEDVESITHAPEMLGGRVKTLHPAVHGGILARNIESDEADLKEQNIEKVDFVVCNLYPFKETVAKIGVTIPEAVEEIDIGGVTLLRAAAKNHSRVTILSDPRDYPVFLEELSKDAEISKELKQTLALKAFEHTADYDTAISDFFRKKYSENKAQLPLRYGANPHQKPAQAFVTEGELPFKVLSGSPGYINLLDALNSWPLVKELSASLNLPAAASFKHVSPAGAAVGLPLSDVEKKIYMVDTIENLSPLANAYARARGADRMSSFGDFIALSNIVDLPTAQIISKEVSDGVIAPGYEPEALELLKAKKKGKYCVLQIDPNYNPPSMEKRQVYGITLEQKRNDAIFNSSTFKEFTSKNTNLTDQAAIDLTVATIVLKYTQSNSVCYAKNGMVIGLGAGQQSRIHCTRLAGDKADNWWLRQHPRVLGFQWAKGVKRPEKSNAIDLYVSNQIPTSEPEKSEFESKFEVVPTPLTLEERREWLDKLTDVSLSSDAFFPFPDNVYRAVRSGVKYIAAPSGSVMDRAVFDAADAHDVVYLENPIRLFHH, encoded by the coding sequence ATGCCTGAATATAGAAAGACTGCAATTCTCTCGGTTTACGACAAAACCGGCCTCTTAGACTTGGCCAAAGGTTTGGTTGGTGCAAATGTTCGTCTATTAGCATCAGGTGGTACTGCAAGATTATTACGTGAATCCGGCTTCCCcgttgaagatgttgaatcCATTACACATGCTCCGGAAATGTTGGGCGGTAGAGTCAAGACATTGCATCCTGCTGTTCACGGTGGTATTTTGGCTAGAAACATTGAATCCGATGAAGCTGATCTAAAGGAACAAAACATTGAGAaggttgattttgttgtttgcAACTTGTATCCTTTCAAGGAGACCGTTGCCAAGATTGGCGTCACCATTCCAGaagcagttgaagaaatcgatATCGGTGGTGTTACTCTTTTAAGAGCAGCCGCAAAGAACCATTCCAGGGTTACCATTCTCTCCGATCCAAGGGACTATCCGGTGTTTTTGGAGGAGTTGAGCAAAGATGCAGAAATCTCAAAGGAACTGAAACAAACCTTGGCATTGAAGGCTTTTGAACACACTGCCGACTATGACACTGCCATCTCCGATTTCTTCAGAAAGAAGTACTCCGAGAACAAGGCACAATTACCCCTCAGATACGGTGCAAATCCTCATCAAAAGCCAGCTCAAGCTTTTGTCACTGAAGGTGAATTGCCATTCAAAGTTTTGAGTGGCTCTCCAGGTTACATCAACTTATTAGATGCCCTAAATTCTTGGCCTTTAGTCAAGGAATTATCTGCGTCATTGAATTTGCCAGCTGCTGCATCCTTCAAACATGTTTCTCCAGCAGGTGCTGCCGTTGGTTTGCCATTGTCAGATgttgagaagaaaatcTACATGGTTGAcactattgaaaacttgTCTCCATTAGCCAATGCTTATGCAAGAGCAAGAGGTGCAGATAGAATGTCTTCATTTGGTGATTTCATTGCGTTGTCAAACATTGTTGACTTACCAACAGCTCAAATCATCTCAAAGGAAGTTTCCGATGGTGTTATTGCCCCAGGATATGAGCCAGAAGCTTTGGAACTATTGAAGGCCAAGAAGAAGGGTAAGTATTGTGTCTTACAAATTGATCCAAACTACAATCCTCCTTCAATGGAAAAGAGACAAGTTTATGGTATCACTCTGgaacaaaagagaaatgATGCGATTTTCAATTCCTCAaccttcaaagaattcaCCTCCAAAAACACAAACTTAACTGATCAAGCAGCAATCGATTTGACTGTTGCTACGATCGTCCTCAAATACACACAATCAAACTCTGTTTGTTATGCCAAGAATGGTATGGTTATTGGTTTAGGTGCGGGTCAACAATCAAGAATCCACTGTACTAGATTGGCGGGCGATAAGGCCGACAACTGGTGGTTGAGACAACATCCTAGAGTGTTGGGTTTCCAATGGGCTAAGGGCGTTAAGAGAcctgaaaaatcaaatgcaATTGATTTGTACGTATCAAACCAAATTCCTACAAGTGAGCCTGAGAAATCCGAATTTGAATCCAAGTTCGAAGTTGTTCCAACTCCATTGACTTTGGAAGAGAGAAGAGAATGGTTGGACAAGTTGACCGACGTTTCTCTATCCTCTGATGCATTCTTCCCATTCCCTGATAATGTTTATAGAGCTGTTAGATCTGGTGTCAAATACATTGCTGCTCCTTCAGGTTCCGTCATGGACAGAGCCGTCTTTGATGCTGCAGATGCTCATGATGTCGTTTACCTTGAGAACCCAATCAGATTGTTCCATCACTAG
- a CDS encoding uncharacterized protein (PKUD0E04550; similar to Saccharomyces cerevisiae YLR342W (FKS1) and YGR032W (GSC2); ancestral locus Anc_4.173) gives MSSDDHYDPNRSQQGGQYDPAYQYDQQQYNQQYDPNVAAYGQEGYDPNYQYQQQQPQQGGYYDEQQYGGGQYYQNQQGGGYYDQPGQHDPESYSDFSYGPGGVPGTPYDNGNGNGGYGANYTPSQMSYGDPRSSGASTPYYGAGANGMYDQGMIALPTDPYPAWTADNEAPVTIEQIEDIFIDLTNKFGFQRDSMRNMFDYFMVLLDSRSSRMTPAQALLSLHADYIGGDAANYKKWYFACQMDIDDRVGFANIDLGKIKNSKKKSKKSIFKRSKKNKEEQPVENSENVLQEIENDDSLQAADYQWRARMNILSPMERVQDIALWLLIWGEANQVRFTPECLCFIYKCAKDYLLSDQCQNRLEPIPEGDYLNRVITPIYRFIRDQVYEIVDGRFVKRENDHNKVVGYDDVNQLFWYPQGLARMHVGETRLIDLPQEERYFQLGEIDWNQTFVKTYKETRSWLHVVTNFNRIWVAHISVYWMYCAYNSPSLYTHNYVQVLNNQPLASSRWASATIGGAVASGINILATLFEWMYVPRSWAGAQHLTRRLVFLIILFAVNLAPVIFVFAYAGLTYKSTAALAVSIVFFFVAVATIVYLTVMPLGGLFSSYMKGNSRRYVAQQTFTASFAPLHGLDRYLSYLVWVTVFAAKFSESYYFLILSIRDPIRDLSTMTMRCHGEKWWGNKLCKQQARITLGLMYATDLILFFLDTYMWYIIVNTIFSVGRSFYLGISILTPWRNIFSRLPKRIYSKVLATTDMEIKYKPKVLISQVWNAIVISMYREHLLAIDHVQKLLYHQVPSDVEGKRTLRAPTFFVSQDDNNFTTEFFPKDSEAERRISFFAQSLATPIPEPLPVDNMPTFTVFTPHYSEKILLSLKEIIREDDQFSRVTLLEYLKQLHPVEWDCFVKDTKILAEETVAFEDEKEDDVKQEIDDLPFYCIGFKSAAPEYTLRTRIWASLRSQTLYRTVSGFMNYARAIKLLYRVENPEIVQMFGGNAEGLERELERMARRKFKFVVAMQRLAKFKKEELENAEFLLRAYPDLQISYLDEEPPLEEGGEPRIYSALIDGHCEIMSNERRRPKFRVQISGNPILGDGKSDNQNHSIIFTRGEYLQLIDANQDNYLEECLKIRSVLAEFEELNVEHVNPYAPTLSKEPVKVTHPVAIVGAREYIFSENAGVLGDIAAGKEQTFGTLFARTLAQIGGKLHYGHPDFLNSIYMLTRGGVSKAQKGLHLNEDIYAGMTAMLRGGRIKHCEYYQCGKGRDLGFGSILNFTTKIGAGMGEQMLSREYYYLGTQLPLDRFFSFYYAHLGFHINNLFISTSLQMFMLTLVNINSLAHESIVCIYDKNKPITDVLYPLGCYNLAPAIDWIRRYTLSIFIVFFISFVPLVVQELIERGIWKMCYRFIRHISSLSPLFEVFVAQVYSTALINDVSIGGARYIATGRGFATSRIPFSVLYSRFAEGTIYVGARCSIILLFGTIAHWQPALLWFWTIIVALMFSPFVFNPHQFAREDYFIDYRDYIRWLSRGNTKWHRNSWIGYVRLARSRVTGFKRKTIGDESEKAAGDAPRAHRTTVLMSDTIPCAIYCAGLFVGYTFINAQTGVRDAKMVNATLRLIICALGPIVINCGVLFVTLGMSCCSGPLFGMCCKKTGAVMAGIAHGVAVIVHIVFYIVMWVMEGFHFARMLLGLITMIYIQRLIFKCITLFVLTREFKNDHSNVAFWTGKWYGSGLGLAAWSQPSREFCAKIIELSHFAGDFVLGHVLLFCQLPLVLIPTIDRWHSMMLFWLKPNRQIRPPIYSLKQARLRKRMIKKYSVLYYTVLVIFVALIAAPAVVGGLKNVNVTPTDLPEFADGLFQPRHQNNNDTGFGSGSYHPHWTTTTSLVTFSTKK, from the coding sequence ATGTCTAGCGACGATCATTATGACCCTAATCGGTCGCAACAAGGCGGTCAATACGATCCAGCCTATCAATatgatcaacaacaatacaaCCAACAATATGATCCAAATGTAGCCGCCTATGGACAAGAAGGATACGACCCAAATTATCAGtatcagcaacaacaaccacaacaaGGTGGATATTATGACGAGCAACAATATGGAGGTGgtcaatattatcaaaatcaacaaggGGGTGGTTATTATGATCAACCAGGACAACACGATCCAGAATCCTATTCCGATTTCTCCTATGGTCCAGGTGGAGTTCCAGGTACTCCTTATGATAACGGTAATGGTAATGGCGGTTATGGTGCAAACTATACTCCTTCTCAAATGAGTTATGGAGATCCAAGATCTAGTGGCGCTTCAACCCCTTATTATGGTGCAGGTGCGAACGGAATGTATGATCAAGGCATGATTGCATTGCCAACCGATCCGTATCCTGCATGGACGGCCGACAATGAAGCACCAGTGACAATTGAACagattgaagatattttcattgatttgaCTAACAAGTTTGGTTTCCAAAGAGATTCTATGAGAAATATGTTTGACTATTTCATGGTTTTATTAGATTCAAGATCTTCAAGAATGACACCAGCACAGGCTTTATTGTCTCTACATGCCGACTATATTGGTGGTGATGCTGCCAACTATAAGAAATGGTACTTTGCTTGTCAAATGGATATTGACGATAGGGTTGGTTTTGCTAATATCGATCTAggtaaaatcaaaaactccaaaaagaaatcaaagaaatccatcttcaaaagaagcaaaaagaacaaggaAGAACAACCTGTGGAAAATTCCGAAAATGTCTTgcaagaaattgaaaatgatgattcGTTACAAGCAGCAGATTATCAATGGAGAGCCAGAATGAATATCTTGTCCCCAATGGAAAGAGTCCAGGATATTGCCTTATGGCTTCTGATTTGGGGTGAGGCTAATCAAGTTAGATTTACTCCAGAATGTCTCTGTTTTATCTACAAATGTGCTAAAGACTATCTTTTATCAGATCAATGTCAGAATAGACTAGAACCAATTCCAGAAGGTGATTATTTGAATAGAGTCATCACTCCAATATATCGTTTCATTAGAGATCAAGTTtatgaaattgttgatggcCGTTTTGtaaagagagaaaatgaCCATAATAAAGTTGTTGGCTATGATGATGTCAATCAATTATTCTGGTATCCTCAAGGTCTGGCTAGAATGCACGTTGGTGAAACAAGATTAATTGATTTACcccaagaagaaagataCTTTCAATTGGGTGAAATCGATTGGAACCAAACATTTGTTAAAACTtataaagaaacaagatCTTGGTTGCACGTTGtcaccaatttcaataGAATCTGGGTTGCCCACATTTCTGTTTATTGGATGTACTGTGCTTACAATTCCCCCTCCTTATATACACACAACTATGTCCAAGTTTTGAACAATCAACCTTTGGCTTCCTCCAGATGGGCTTCTGCTACAATTGGTGGTGCTGTTGCCTCTGGTATCAATATTCTGGCTACTTTGTTTGAATGGATGTATGTTCCAAGATCTTGGGCAGGTGCTCAACACTTGACAAGAAGATTGGTTTTCTTGATCATCCTCTTTGCCGTTAATCTTGCTCCTGTCATCTTTGTCTTTGCCTATGCCGGTTTAACTTATAAATCCACTGCTGCATTGGCCGTTTCCATTgtgttcttttttgttgCCGTTGCAACTATTGTTTACTTGACTGTCATGCCTTTGGGTGGTCTGTTTTCGTCATATATGAAGGGCAATTCAAGAAGATATGTTGCTCAGCAAACTTTTACTGCATCGTTTGCTCCTCTTCATGGCTTGGATAGATATCTATCTTATCTGGTTTGGGTTACTGTTTTTGCTGCTAAATTCTCCGAATCTTACTACTTCCTTATTTTGTCCATTAGAGATCCAATTAGAGATTTATCCACAATGACTATGAGATGTCATGGTGAAAAATGGTGGGGTAACAAACTTTGTAAACAACAGGCAAGAATCACGCTTGGTTTGATGTATGCAACTGATCtgattttgttctttttggaTACTTATATGTGGTACATTATTGTCAACACTATCTTCTCCGTGGGTAGATCCTTCTACTTGGGTATTTCCATCTTAACTCCATGGAGAAATATCTTTTCTAGATTACCAAAGAGAATCTATTCTAAAGTTTTGGCTACAACTGATATGGAAATTAAATATAAACCAAAGGTTTTAATTTCCCAAGTTTGGAACGCCATTGTGATCTCAATGTATAGAGAACATTTGTTGGCAATTGATCATGTTCAAAAATTGTTGTACCATCAAGTTCCATCCGATGTTGAAGGTAAGAGGACTTTGAGGGCCCCAACCTTCTTTGTCTCACAAGATGATAACAATTTTACTACTGAGTTTTTCCCTAAAGATTCTGAAGCTGAAAGAAGAATCTCCTTCTTTGCCCAATCATTGGCAACCCCAATTCCAGAACCTTTACCTGTCGATAATATGCCAACTTTCACCGTTTTCACACCTCATTATTCCGAAAAGATCTTGTTATCCTTGAAGGAAATTATTAGAGAAGATGACCAATTCTCTAGAGTTACTTTATTGGAATACTTGAAACAATTACATCCTGTTGAATGGGATTGTTTTGTTAAAGATACCAAGATCTTGGCTGAAGAAACTGTTGcgtttgaagatgaaaaagaGGATGATgtcaaacaagaaattgacGATTTGCCATTCTACTGTATTGGTTTCAAGTCTGCTGCACCTGAATACACCTTAAGAACAAGAATCTGGGCTTCGCTAAGATCTCAAACTTTGTATAGAACTGTTTCTGGATTTATGAACTATGCAAGAGCTATCAAGTTATTGTATAGAGTCGAAAATCCAGAAATTGTGCAAATGTTTGGCGGTAATGCCGAAGGTCTAGAAAGAGAACTAGAGAGAATGGCAAGAAGAAAGTTCaaatttgttgttgctatGCAAAGATTGGCCAAGTTCAAGAAGgaagaattagaaaatgCCGAATTCTTACTAAGAGCTTACCCGGATTTACAAATTTCTTATCTTGATGAGGAACCTCCTTTAGAAGAAGGTGGTGAACCAAGAATCTATTCTGCTCTGATTGACGGTCACTGTGAAATCATGTCAAATGAGAGAAGAAGACCTAAGTTTAGAGTTCAAATTTCTGGTAATCCAATTTTAGGTGATGGTAAGTCTGATAACCAAAACCACTCTATTATTTTCACCAGAGGTGAATACCTACAATTGATTGATGCTAATCAAGATAACTATCTTGAGGAATGTTTGAAGATTAGATCTGTTCTtgctgaatttgaagaattaaaTGTCGAACATGTCAACCCTTATGCACCTACTCTGTCCAAAGAACCTGTTAAAGTCACTCACCCAGTTGCCATTGTTGGTGCAAGAGAATATATTTTCTCTGAAAATGCGGGTGTTCTTGGTGATATTGCAGCAGGTAAGGAACAAACTTTCGGTACATTGTTTGCTAGAACTTTAGCGCAAATTGGTGGTAAATTGCATTATGGTCACCCTGATTTCCTTAACTCTATATATATGTTAACCAGAGGTGGTGTCTCCAAAGCACAGAAAGGTTTACATTTGAATGAAGATATTTACGCTGGTATGACTGCAATGTTGAGAGGTGGTAGAATCAAGCATTGTGAATATTATCAATGTGGTAAGGGTAGAGATTTGGGTTTTGGttccattttgaatttcaCTACCAAGATTGGTGCCGGTATGGGAGAACAAATGTTATCTAGAGAATATTACTACTTAGGTACGCAATTACCATTGGACagatttttctctttttacTATGCCCACTTAGGTTTCCACATTAATAACCTGTTTATTTCTACATCTTTGCAGATGTTTATGTTAACTTTGGTCAATATCAACTCATTAGCCCATGAATCCATTGTCTGTATCTACGATAAGAATAAGCCAATTACTGATGTCTTATATCCACTAGGTTGTTACAATTTAGCTCCAGCAATTGATTGGATTAGACGTTATACATTatccattttcattgtcttCTTTATCTCGTTTGTTCCTTTGGTTGTTCAAGAATTAATTGAAAGGGGTATTTGGAAAATGTGTTACAGATTTATTAGACATATTAGTTCTCTATCTCCATTGTTTGAAGTCTTTGTTGCACAAGTCTATTCTACTGCTTTGATTAATGATGTTTCCATTGGTGGTGCGAGATATATCGCTACTGGTAGAGGTTTTGCAACTTCCAGAATTCCATTCTCTGTTTTGTATTCCAGATTTGCAGAAGGTACTATTTATGTTGGTGCAAGATGTTCTATTATTTTACTATTCGGTACTATTGCACATTGGCAACCAGCATTATTATGGTTCTGGACCATCATTGTTGCATTGATGTTCTCGCCATTTGTTTTCAACCCTCATCAATTTGCTCGTGAAGATTACTTCATTGATTACAGAGATTACATCAGATGGTTATCTAGAGGTAATACTAAGTGGCACAGAAACTCATGGATTGGTTATGTTAGATTAGCCAGATCTAGAGTTACTGGTTTCAAGAGAAAGACAATTGGTGATGAATCTGAAAAGGCTGCTGGTGATGCACCAAGAGCCCACAGAACTACCGTCTTAATGTCCGACACTATTCCATGTGCTATTTACTGTGCAGGTTTATTTGTTGGATATACTTTCATCAATGCCCAAACCGGTGTTCGTGATGCAAAGATGGTCAATGCGACTTTGAGATTGATTATTTGCGCCTTAGGTCCAATTGTCATTAACTGTGGTGTCTTATTTGTTACCTTGGGTATGTCGTGCTGTTCCGGTCCATTATTTGGTATGTGTTGTAAGAAAACAGGTGCTGTTATGGCAGGTATTGCGCATGGTGTTGCCGTCATCGTTCACATTGTGTTCTACATTGTTATGTGGGTTATGGAAGGTTTCCATTTTGCGAGAATGTTGCTTGGTTTAATTACCATGATTTACATCCAAAgattgattttcaaatgtatTACCCTGTTTGTTTTGACTAGAGAGTTCAAGAACGATCACTCCAATGTTGCGTTCTGGACAGGTAAATGGTATGGTTCTGGTTTAGGTCTTGCGGCTTGGTCCCAACCATCAAGAGAATTTTGCGCAAAGATTATTGAATTATCACATTTTGCGGGTGATTTTGTTTTAGGTCATGTTCTATTGTTTTGCCAATTACCTCTTGTTTTAATTCCAACCATTGACAGGTGGCATTCTATGATGTTATTTTGGTTGAAGCCAAACAGACAAATCAGACCTCCAATTTATTCTCTGAAACAAGCTAGGTTGAGAAAGAGAATGATCAAGAAGTATTCCGTCTTATACTATACTGTTTTAGTCATTTTTGTTGCCTTGATTGCTGCACCTGCTGTTGTCGGTGGTTTGAAGAATGTCAATGTCACACCAACTGATTTGCCTGAGTTCGCCGACGGTTTATTCCAACCTAGACAtcaaaataacaatgataCAGGTTTTGGTTCTGGTTCATACCACCCACACTGGACTACTACCACTTCATTGGTTACTTTCTCTACTAAGAAATAA